A portion of the Blautia hansenii DSM 20583 genome contains these proteins:
- the pfkB gene encoding 1-phosphofructokinase, protein MVYTVTFNPSLDYIISLQGFQMGTTNRTKEEQMLPGGKGINVSTVLQNLGIDNTALGFTAGFTGQEIERMVREIGFQCDFIRTKTGFSRINVKLKDYDGTEINGIGPVIQKEEAEKLMEKLKHLEEGDVLVLAGSIPESLPNSIYRDILAELQGKGILFVVDATKDLLLYVLEYEPFLIKPNNHELGEIFDVELKTRESVIPYAKKLQEKGARNVLVSMAGEGAVLVAENGEVFMQPAPKGTLVNAVGAGDSMVAGFIAGWMERQSYSHAFRMGVAAGSASAFSHLLATKEEIQRIYERLEK, encoded by the coding sequence ATGGTTTATACAGTTACTTTTAATCCTTCTCTGGATTATATTATTTCTTTACAGGGATTTCAGATGGGAACGACTAATCGAACCAAAGAAGAACAAATGCTTCCGGGAGGGAAAGGAATTAATGTTTCCACAGTACTTCAAAATTTGGGGATAGATAATACAGCATTGGGATTTACGGCAGGATTTACCGGACAGGAAATTGAGCGTATGGTAAGAGAAATTGGATTTCAATGTGATTTTATCAGGACAAAAACAGGATTTTCCAGAATTAATGTGAAATTGAAAGATTATGACGGAACAGAGATTAATGGAATAGGTCCTGTAATTCAAAAGGAAGAAGCAGAAAAATTGATGGAAAAACTCAAACATTTAGAGGAAGGGGATGTTCTGGTTCTGGCAGGAAGCATACCGGAGAGTCTTCCAAATTCTATTTACAGAGATATTTTAGCAGAACTTCAGGGTAAAGGAATTCTTTTTGTTGTGGACGCTACAAAAGATTTGCTTTTATATGTGTTAGAATATGAACCGTTTTTAATTAAACCTAATAATCATGAACTTGGGGAAATCTTTGATGTGGAATTAAAGACCAGAGAGTCTGTAATTCCTTATGCAAAAAAACTTCAGGAAAAAGGAGCCAGAAATGTTCTGGTATCTATGGCTGGGGAAGGCGCCGTTCTTGTAGCAGAAAACGGAGAAGTATTTATGCAGCCAGCACCGAAAGGAACATTAGTGAATGCTGTAGGAGCAGGTGACTCTATGGTAGCCGGTTTTATTGCCGGATGGATGGAAAGACAGTCTTATTCCCATGCGTTCCGTATGGGAGTTGCAGCAGGAAGTGCCAGTGCATTTTCCCATCTACTGGCTACCAAGGAAGAAATTCAGAGAATTTATGAACGATTAGAAAAATAA
- a CDS encoding ABC transporter ATP-binding protein → MSLPLLQVKDISYTYHTKAGETPALSHISFSVFPGEFIAIVGPSGCGKSTFLDMLCGLLKPAAGELLLNGTPLSMSNTNIGYMLQKDHLFEWRTIYSNMLLGLEIQGRVTPETKKHVENLLENYGLYKFRNSRPSQLSGGMRQRAALIRTLALEPDLLLLDEPFSALDYQTRLSVGDDIGTIIRQEGKTAILVTHDIAEAVSMADRVIIFSNRPAFVQKIINIKFSMEERTPMASRNAPEFKTYFNEIWKELNVHG, encoded by the coding sequence ATGAGTTTGCCTCTTCTTCAAGTAAAAGATATAAGTTATACCTACCATACGAAAGCCGGTGAAACTCCGGCTCTTTCTCATATATCTTTTTCTGTATTTCCAGGAGAATTTATAGCTATTGTAGGACCTTCCGGATGTGGCAAATCCACATTTTTAGATATGCTTTGCGGTCTCTTAAAACCCGCCGCAGGAGAACTCCTCTTAAACGGAACTCCTTTATCCATGTCCAATACCAATATCGGTTATATGCTGCAAAAAGACCATTTATTTGAATGGCGCACCATTTACAGCAATATGCTGCTGGGACTGGAAATTCAAGGGAGAGTTACTCCGGAAACAAAAAAACACGTTGAAAATCTTCTGGAGAACTACGGGTTGTACAAATTCAGAAATTCCAGACCTTCTCAATTATCTGGTGGAATGAGACAAAGAGCAGCTCTTATTCGCACATTAGCCTTAGAACCCGATTTACTTCTGTTAGATGAACCTTTCTCTGCCCTAGATTACCAAACTCGTCTTTCTGTTGGAGACGATATCGGAACTATTATCCGTCAGGAAGGAAAAACTGCTATTCTTGTAACACATGACATTGCAGAAGCTGTGAGTATGGCAGATCGAGTAATTATCTTCAGCAATCGTCCAGCTTTTGTCCAAAAAATTATAAATATCAAATTTTCTATGGAAGAACGCACGCCTATGGCATCCAGAAATGCTCCGGAATTTAAAACCTATTTCAATGAAATCTGGAAGGAGTTGAATGTTCATGGCTGA
- a CDS encoding ABC transporter permease, translating into MADLHSVSAEQKRYLQIQKRNVRLIQCFRILLLILFLGLWEITARLGIIDSFIYSSPSQILDTMFKMISDGSLTKHISVTLTETLISFALVTLLGILCAVILWIFPRVSSILEPYLVVLNSLPKSALAPLLIVWLGSNMKTIIIAGISVAIFGAVLNLYTGFCEIDSDKLKLIQTLGGNKKDALIKVILPASIPLILSVMKVNIGLSLIGIVIGEMIGSKQGLGYLIIYSSQVFQLTTMIMAIVILCVIAILLYGFISLLEKYYLRKYQ; encoded by the coding sequence ATGGCTGATTTACATTCTGTATCTGCTGAACAGAAACGCTATTTACAAATTCAAAAGCGCAATGTACGCCTCATTCAATGTTTCCGTATTCTCTTACTAATTCTTTTTCTGGGATTATGGGAAATAACTGCCCGACTGGGCATCATAGACTCTTTTATCTATTCCAGTCCTTCACAGATTTTAGATACTATGTTTAAAATGATTTCAGATGGAAGCCTGACAAAACACATTTCCGTCACACTCACAGAAACTTTAATAAGCTTTGCACTGGTTACTTTACTCGGTATCCTCTGTGCTGTAATTCTTTGGATTTTCCCCAGAGTTTCCAGTATCTTAGAGCCCTATTTAGTAGTATTAAACAGTTTACCAAAATCTGCTCTGGCTCCTCTGCTTATTGTGTGGCTGGGCAGTAATATGAAAACAATTATTATTGCCGGTATTTCTGTGGCTATTTTTGGTGCTGTTTTAAATTTATATACAGGATTTTGTGAAATCGATTCTGATAAATTAAAACTAATTCAAACTCTGGGAGGCAATAAAAAAGACGCTCTTATCAAAGTTATTCTGCCAGCTTCTATTCCTTTAATTCTCAGTGTCATGAAGGTCAATATCGGACTTTCCTTGATTGGAATTGTAATAGGAGAAATGATTGGAAGTAAGCAGGGACTGGGGTATTTGATTATTTATTCCAGCCAGGTATTCCAGCTTACTACCATGATTATGGCAATTGTTATTCTATGTGTTATTGCTATTCTTTTGTATGGTTTTATTTCTCTTTTGGAAAAATATTATTTAAGAAAATATCAGTAA